The sequence TCTTGGAATTCAGGTGGAAGAAGGTCTAATTGATCTTGCCTTGAAACAAAACAAAGGCGGATGTGAATTTCTTGAAGAAACTAAAGATGTCTTTAGATGTACAGTAAATGATTTCAAGCCAGGAGTGTGCAAATCATATCCGTTTTCAATGAAAAATGGAAAATTAATTCAAATGAGCAATATAATGTGCCCTGTAGATTGGGATCTTGCAGAATTTGAGAAAATGATGGTAAGTCATCTTAAAAAAGATGAATCTGAGTGGAAGTTCTATGATGAAATTGTTAAGGAGTGGAATGTAAAGCATGGAACAAAAAAGTCATTAGCTGCATTTTTGAAATTTATGTTAGAAAAAGTAGAACTCTCTTTGACATCTTAATTGTATTATGATCCCTATCTCTTTGAAGTTTTGGGATGAGTGGTTTTCTTTAGAAGTAGATTTTTATTCAATTTATCAGGATAATGTTGCAGATGGGGCTTAACTATTACCAAATTAAGAAAAATATTCTTCGAGCTCGTAAATTAGTAATTAGAGGAACTAATGCTGCAGGATCTGGTCATCCTGGCGGTTCATTTTCTATGGCCGAAATTTTAGGATGTTTATTTAACAAACATTTGAAATTTGATCCTGACAATCCTCAATGGGATGATAGAGATCGATTAGTTTTGTCAAAAGGACATGCTGCTCCTGGATTGTTTTCTAATATGGCAGTTGCAGGGTATTTCCCAGAATCTGAAATTGACACACTTCGAAAATTTGGTAGTAAACTGCAAGGACATCCAGATCTAAAATGTCCTGGAGTAGAATTTTGTGGAGGTTCTCTAGGCACAGGATTGTCGTATTCTATTGGAATTGCACTTGCAGCAAAAATTGATTCCAAAAACCATCATGTCTATACTATCATTGGAGATGGAGAGTCTGATGAAGGACAAGTTTGGGAAGCTGCAATGACTGCTTCAAAATATAAAGTTGATAATCTCACAGCATTTCTTGATAGAAATTTCATTCAACAGGATTCATACACTGAAAAAATTATGCCACTGGATGAAAATTTAGAAGGTTCAGAAATTTCTGAAATGTGGAAAGATGCATCACGTTGGAAAACTGGTGATAAATGGAGATCATTTGGTTGGAATGTAATTGAAATTGATGGACATCGCGTTGAACAAATTGATGCTGCTA comes from Nitrosopumilus oxyclinae and encodes:
- a CDS encoding YkgJ family cysteine cluster protein; protein product: MTLIVDDPDSSRTKTGEFPCVSCHTDCCKEYVIFVNAHDVYRLSTGLGMAPKKFLEIYGAKDYSLGIQVEEGLIDLALKQNKGGCEFLEETKDVFRCTVNDFKPGVCKSYPFSMKNGKLIQMSNIMCPVDWDLAEFEKMMVSHLKKDESEWKFYDEIVKEWNVKHGTKKSLAAFLKFMLEKVELSLTS